From Phragmites australis chromosome 5, lpPhrAust1.1, whole genome shotgun sequence, a single genomic window includes:
- the LOC133917373 gene encoding MADS-box protein ZMM17-like: MGRGKIEIKRIENATNRQVTFSKRRGGLLKKANELAVLCDARVGVVIFSSTGKMFEYCSPTCSLRELIEKYQGATNSHFEEINHDQQIFVEMTRMRNEMDNLETGIRRYTGDDLSSLTLADINDLEQQLEFSVTKVRARKHQLLNQQLDNLRRKEHILEDQNSFLCRMINENQQAVAGGDVKMGEMAPLAMLPAAAFGQAAYYGEESSSTALQLLTSAPQQQLHGGFRLQPTQPNLQDPACGGLHGHGLQLW, from the exons ATGGGCCGTGGAAAGATCGAGATCAAGAGGATCGAGAACGCGACGAACCGGCAGGTCACCTTCTCCAAGCGCCGGGGAGGGTTGCTCAAGAAGGCCAACGAGCTCGCCGTGCTGTGCGACGCGCGCGTCGGGGTGGTCATCTTCTCCAGCACCGGCAAGATGTTCGAGTACTGCAGCCCTACCTGCAG CTTGAGGGAGCTCATTGAGAAGTATCAGGGCGCTACCAACAGCCACTTTGAGGAGATAAACCACGATCAG CAAATATTTGTGGAGATGACACGGATGAGGAACGAGATGGACAATCTGGAGACGGGCATCAGGAGGTACACCGGCGACgacctctcctccctcaccctcGCCGACATCAACGACCTCGAGCAGCAGCTCGAGTTCTCCGTCACCAAGGTCCGCGCAAGAAAG CATCAGCTCCTGAACCAACAGCTTGACAACCTGCGTCGTAAG GAGCACATCTTGGAAGACCAGAACAGCTTCCTGTGCCGCATG ATCAACGAGAACCAGCaggcggtggccggcggcgacgTGAAGATGGGGGAGATGGCGCCGCTGGCGATGCTGCCGGCGGCGGCCTTCGGGCAGGCCGCGTACTACGGCGAGGAGTCGTCGAGCACGGCGCTGCAGCTGCTGACGTCtgcgccgcagcagcagctgcacgGCGGGTTCCGGCTGCAGCCGACGCAGCCGAACCTGCAGGACCCGGCGTGCGGCGGCCTCCATGGCCACGGCCTGCAGCTGTGGTAA
- the LOC133918441 gene encoding style cell-cycle inhibitor 1-A-like isoform X1 produces the protein MGGEGKSRKRRSSPSSGEEEGRERKRRDKKESRRSSRPDREEEVEDRHKKRKKSKHSDRDKGRERDSKERHSKEKEKSKQKDKVAGFKEISKDDYFAKNNEFATWLKEEKSKYFSDLSSESARDLFLKFVKAWNKGKLPSQYYEGITSGPRSAHNWNIKA, from the exons ATGGGCGGCGAGGGCAAGTCGAGGAAGCGCCGCTCTTCTCCCTCCTCAG GGGAGGAAGAGGGGAGGGAGCGCAAGAGGCGGGACAAGAAGGAGAGCAGGAGGAGCAGCCGTCCCgacagggaggaggaggtggaggataggcacaagaagaggaagaagagcaagcACAGCGACAGGGACAAAGGCAGAG AGAGGGATTCCAAGGAGAGGCATtccaaggagaaggagaagagcaAGCAGAAAGACAAGGTTGCA GGCTTCAAAGAAATATCCAAAGATGACTACTTTGCAAAGAACAATGAGTTCGCAACCTGGTTGAAGGAAGAAAAAAGCAAATATTTCTCAGATCTTTCTTCAGAGTCTGCTCGTGATCTGTTCCTAAAGTTTGTGAAAGCGTGGAACAAAGGAAAGCTGCCATCACAATACTACGAGGGGATTACAAGCGGCCCACGATCAGCACACAATTGGAACATCAAAGCGTGA
- the LOC133918441 gene encoding style cell-cycle inhibitor 1-A-like isoform X2 — protein sequence MGGEGKSRKRRSSPSSGEEEGRERKRRDKKESRRSSRPDREEEVEDRHKKRKKSKHSDRDKGRERDSKERHSKEKEKSKQKDKGFKEISKDDYFAKNNEFATWLKEEKSKYFSDLSSESARDLFLKFVKAWNKGKLPSQYYEGITSGPRSAHNWNIKA from the exons ATGGGCGGCGAGGGCAAGTCGAGGAAGCGCCGCTCTTCTCCCTCCTCAG GGGAGGAAGAGGGGAGGGAGCGCAAGAGGCGGGACAAGAAGGAGAGCAGGAGGAGCAGCCGTCCCgacagggaggaggaggtggaggataggcacaagaagaggaagaagagcaagcACAGCGACAGGGACAAAGGCAGAG AGAGGGATTCCAAGGAGAGGCATtccaaggagaaggagaagagcaAGCAGAAAGACAAG GGCTTCAAAGAAATATCCAAAGATGACTACTTTGCAAAGAACAATGAGTTCGCAACCTGGTTGAAGGAAGAAAAAAGCAAATATTTCTCAGATCTTTCTTCAGAGTCTGCTCGTGATCTGTTCCTAAAGTTTGTGAAAGCGTGGAACAAAGGAAAGCTGCCATCACAATACTACGAGGGGATTACAAGCGGCCCACGATCAGCACACAATTGGAACATCAAAGCGTGA
- the LOC133918442 gene encoding glycine cleavage system H protein 2, mitochondrial-like translates to MAMAASSRLLWASRAAAYLRISPFPRPFSTVLKDLKYADTHEWAKVEGDSATVGITDHAQDHLGDVVYVELPEVGTNVSQGKNFGAVESVKATSDINSPVSGEVVAVNEKLSEEPGLVNASPYEKGWIIKVKLSDSGELNSLMDDDKYSKFCEEEDKH, encoded by the exons ATGGCtatggccgcctcctcccggcTGCTCTGGGcgtcccgcgccgccgcctacctcaggatctCCCCCTTCCCCAGGCCCTTCTCCACCG TGCTGAAGGATCTGAAGTATGCTGACACTCATGAATGGGCGAAGGTTGAGGGCGATTCAGCAACTGTTGGCATTACTGACCATGCCCAG GACCATTTGGGTGATGTTGTGTATGTGGAGCTGCCAGAAGTTGGCACCAATGTATCCCAGGGGAAGAACTTCGGCGCTGTTGAAAGTGTGAAGGCAACCAGTGATATCAACTCACCGGTATCTGGAGAGGTCGTTGCAGTGAATGAGAAACTAAGTGAGGAACCTGGATTG GTCAATGCAAGTCCATATGAGAAGGGATGGATTATCAAGGTGAAGCTCAGTGATTCCGGTGAGCTCAATTCGCTGATGGACGATGATAAGTACTCAAAATTCTGTGAGGAAGAAGacaagcattaa